A genomic region of Eucalyptus grandis isolate ANBG69807.140 chromosome 5, ASM1654582v1, whole genome shotgun sequence contains the following coding sequences:
- the LOC104447588 gene encoding LOW QUALITY PROTEIN: probable F-box protein At4g22030 (The sequence of the model RefSeq protein was modified relative to this genomic sequence to represent the inferred CDS: deleted 1 base in 1 codon) — MASIQHPKPLKFSLADPSAAVTKKLVEELRTRNGYAFAEPLQMDIAQKDRALEPRLSPSSSSIQTTKKLYAILEAVEDRVEMHDNIGEQRGNWNELLLNSVNMMTLTATTTAAMAVAAPAPSLRACSALLFTAATGMSLVMSKIQPSQLAEEQRNASRLFKQLRSEIKSMLMLQSPTESDVKEMMEKVLALDRAYPLPLLGAMLEKFPVKFEPAAWWPRVSNKHHQSRGTKTVVKMGRNGWSKDLEVEMRAIVQVLKSKDKQDYLRLGNLALKLNKMLAVSAPLLTGIAAASSAFGGSTATTVAAIAGTMAAITNSFEHGGQVGMVVEMYRNCAGFFDLMEETIKRLLRRETTARENGEMFEMKVAMKLGRSLSELRDLARKSMASCIDGSEVDEFGSKLF, encoded by the exons ATGGCTTCGATCCAACACCCGAAGCCCTTGAAATTCAGCCTCGCTGATCCAAGCGCTGCAGTCACGAAGAAGCTAGTCGAGGAATTGCGCACCAGGAATGGTTACGCCTTTGCAGAGCCTCTACAAATGGACATCGCCCAGAAAGATAGGGCTTTGGAGCCACGCCTAtcgccttcctcttcttccatcCAAACTACCAAGAAGCTCTATGCAATCTTGGAGGCCGTCGAAGATAGAGTGGAGATGCACGATAACATTGGTGAGCAGCGAGGCAACTGGAACGAGCTCTTGTTGAACTCGGTCAACATGATGACTCTTACTGCCACCACCACGGCAGCGATGGCTGTGGCCGCGCCGGCTCCATCGCTGAGAGCATGCTCTGCTCTCTTGTTTACAGCGGCCACTGGGATGTCGCTCGTCATGAGCAAAATCCAGCCCTCACAGCTGGCTGAAGAGCAACGCAATGCCTCGAGGTTGTTCAAGCAGCTCCGGAGTGAGATAAAGTCGATGCTCATGCTCCAATCCCCGACTGAGTCAGACGTGAAGGAGATGATGGAGAAGGTGCTGGCCCTTGATAGGGCTTATCCGCTGCCTCTGCTCGGAGCGATGCTCGAGAAGTTCCCCGTGAAATTTGAGCCCGCCGCATGGTGGCCTAGGGTTTCCAACAAACACCACCAATCCAGAGGGACGAAAACCGTTGTGAAGATGGGGCGAAACGGATGGAGCAAGGACCTAGAAGTGGAGATGAGAGCCATCGTCCAAGTCCTCAAGAGCAAAGACAAGCAAGACTACTTGAGGCTCGGGAATCTGGCTCTAAAATTGAATAAGATGTTGGCGGTTTCTGCTCCTTTGCTAACCGGCATTGCCGCAGCCAGCTCAGCCTTCGGTGGCTCGACAGCCACGACGGTGGCAGCCATTGCCGGCACGATGGCGGCAATCACCAACAGCTTTGAGCATGGAGGCCAAGTTGGTATGGTGGTGGAGATGTACAGAAACTGCGCAGGGTTCTTCGATCTCATGGAAGAGACGATT AAGCGACTCTTGAGGAGAGAGACTACAGCAAGAGAGAACGGAGAGATGTTCGAGATGAAGGTGGCGATGAAGCTGGGACGGAGCTTGTCGGAGCTCCGAGATTTAGCAAGAAAATCAATGGCTTCTTGTATAGATGGGAGTGAGGTTGATGAGTTTGGAAGCAAGCTTTTCTAA
- the LOC104447585 gene encoding probable F-box protein At4g22030 translates to MAALQASSLLVSSSSSSSSSSSSGCSSKRTVTASIQLLKPLKLSLTNQPSTVITKKLVEELSTRNGSAFAEPLQMDVAQKDRVLEPRLSPTSSIETTTKLYTMLEAVEDRVEMHDNIGEQRDNWNRLLLNSVNMMTLTATTTAAVAAATQAPWLRACSALLFTAVTGMSLVMSKIQPSQLAEEQRNASRLFKQLQSEIKSMLALQSPTESDVKETMEKVLALDRAYPLPLLGAMLEKFPTKFEPAAWWPRVSNNHRQSRECKTVTNTERNGWSKEMEVEMRAIVQVLKSKDKQDYLRLGNLVLKLNKMMAVSAPLLAGMAAAGSAFGGSTAMTVAAIAGAMVAIINGFEHGGQVGMVVEMYRNCAGFFDLMEETIEATLEESDYSKRENGEMFEMKVAMKLGRSLSQLRDLARKSMASFIEGNEVDEFGSKLF, encoded by the coding sequence ATGGCCGCTTTACAAGCTTCCTCTCTtttagtttcttcttcttcttcttcttcttcctcctcctcttcaggtTGTTCTTCAAAGCGAACGGTCACTGCTTCGATCCAACTCCTGAAACCTTTGAAACTCAGCCTCACTAATCAGCCAAGCACTGTGATCACGAAGAAGCTAGTCGAGGAATTGAGCACCAGAAATGGTTCTGCCTTTGCGGAGCCGCTACAAATGGACGTAGCCCAGAAAGATAGGGTTTTAGAGCCACGCCTATCACCTACTTCTTCTATTGAGACAACCACGAAGCTCTATACGATGTTGGAGGCTGTCGAAGATAGAGTGGAGATGCATGATAACATAGGCGAGCAGCGAGACAACTGGAATAGGCTCCTTTTGAACTCGGTCAATATGATGACTCTCACTGCCACCACCACGGCAGCGGTGGCTGCGGCTACACAAGCTCCATGGTTGAGAGCATGCTCCGCTCTCTTGTTTACAGCGGTCACTGGGATGTCACTTGTAATGAGCAAAATCCAACCCTCGCAGCTGGCTGAAGAGCAACGCAACGCCTCAAGGTTATTCAAGCAACTCCAGAGCGAGATCAAGTCGATGCTCGCCCTCCAATCCCCGACTGAATCAGACGTGAAGGAGACGATGGAGAAGGTGCTGGCCCTCGACAGGGCTTATCCATTGCCTCTGCTCGGAGCGATGCTCGAGAAGTTCCCCACGAAATTTGAGCCCGCTGCATGGTGGCCTAGGGTTTCCAACAACCACCGCCAATCCCGAGAGTGCAAAACTGTCACGAACACAGAGCGAAACGGATGGAGCAAGGAGATGGAAGTGGAGATGAGAGCCATTGTCCAAGTCCTCAAGAGCAAAGACAAGCAAGACTACTTAAGGCTCGGGAATTTGGTCCTAAAACTGAATAAGATGATGGCGGTTTCCGCTCCTTTGCTAGCCGGCATGGCTGCGGCTGGCTCAGCGTTTGGTGGCTCGACAGCCATGACAGTGGCAGCCATTGCCGGTGCAATGGTGGCTATCATCAACGGCTTCGAGCACGGAGGTCAAGTCGGTATGGTCGTGGAGATGTACAGAAACTGTGCAGGGTTCTTCGATCTTATGGAAGAGACCATCGAAGCGACGCTAGAAGAGAGCGACTACAGCAAGAGAGAGAACGGAGAGATGTTCGAGATGAAGGTGGCGATGAAGCTGGGGCGGAGCTTGTCACAGCTTCGAGATTTAGCAAGAAAATCAATGGCTTCTTTTATAGAAGGGAATGAGGTGGATGAGTTTGGAAGCAAGCTTTTCTGA
- the LOC104447580 gene encoding probable F-box protein At4g22030 yields the protein MAALQASSLAIPSSSSSGCHLKRMITASIQLPKPSKLSLVDPSAAMTKKLVEELRTRNGYAFAEPLQMDVAQKDRVLEPCLSPTSSIDTTTKLYAILEAVEDRVEMHDNIGEQRDNWNELLLNSVNMMTLTATTTAAMAVATPAPSLRACSALLFTAATGMSLVMSKIQPSQLAEEQRNASRLFKQLQSEIKSMLALQSPTESDVKETMEKVQAHERPYPLPLLGAMLEKFPTKFEPAAWWPRVSNNHRQSRGCKTVTNTERNGWSEDLEVEMKAIVQVLKSKDKQDYLRLGNLALKLNKMLAVSAPLLAGIAAAGSAFGGSTAMTVAAIAGTMAAITNSFEHGGQVGMVVEMYRNCAGFFDLMEETIEATLEESDYSKRENGEMFEMKVAMKLGRSLSQLRDLARKSMASCIEGNEVDEFGSKLF from the coding sequence ATGGCCGCTCTACAAGCTTCCTCTCTTGcaattccttcttcttcctcttcaggTTGTCATTTGAAGAGAATGATCACGGCTTCGATCCAACTCCCGAAGCCCTCAAAACTGAGCCTTGTTGATCCAAGCGCTGCAATGACGAAGAAGCTAGTTGAGGAATTGCGCACCAGGAATGGTTACGCCTTTGCAGAGCCACTACAAATGGACGTCGCCCAGAAAGATAGGGTTTTGGAGCCGTGCCTATCACCTACTTCTTCTATCGACACGACCACAAAGCTCTATGCGATCTTGGAGGCTGTCGAAGATAGAGTGGAGATGCACGATAACATTGGTGAGCAGCGAGACAACTGGAACGAGCTCTTGTTGAACTCGGTCAACATGATGACTCTCACTGCCACCACCACGGCAGCGATGGCTGTGGCCACGCCAGCTCCATCGCTGAGAGCATGCTCTGCTCTCTTGTTTACAGCGGCCACTGGGATGTCGCTCGTCATGAGCAAAATCCAGCCCTCACAGCTGGCTGAAGAGCAACGCAATGCCTCGAGGTTATTCAAGCAACTCCAGAGCGAGATCAAGTCGATGCTCGCCCTCCAATCCCCGACTGAATCAGACGTGAAGGAGACTATGGAGAAGGTGCAGGCCCACGAAAGGCCTTATCCACTGCCTCTGCTCGGAGCGATGCTCGAGAAGTTCCCCACGAAATTTGAGCCCGCTGCATGGTGGCCTAGGGTTTCCAACAACCACCGCCAATCCCGAGGGTGCAAAACTGTCACGAACACAGAGCGAAACGGATGGAGCGAGGACCTAGAAGTGGAGATGAAAGCCATCGTCCAAGTCCTCAAGAGCAAAGACAAGCAAGACTACTTGAGGCTCGGGAATCTGGCTCTAAAATTGAATAAGATGTTGGCGGTTTCTGCTCCTTTGCTAGCCGGCATTGCCGCGGCTGGCTCAGCGTTTGGTGGCTCGACAGCCATGACAGTGGCAGCCATTGCCGGCACTATGGCGGCAATCACCAACAGCTTCGAGCACGGAGGCCAAGTTGGTATGGTGGTGGAGATGTACAGAAACTGTGCAGGGTTCTTCGATCTTATGGAAGAGACCATCGAAGCGACGCTAGAAGAGAGCGACTACAGCAAGAGAGAGAACGGAGAGATGTTCGAGATGAAGGTGGCGATGAAGCTGGGGCGGAGCTTGTCACAGCTTCGAGATTTAGCAAGAAAATCAATGGCTTCTTGTATAGAAGGGAATGAGGTGGATGAGTTTGGAAGCAAGCTTTTCTGA